The Edaphobacter sp. 12200R-103 genome contains a region encoding:
- a CDS encoding 2-hydroxyacid dehydrogenase, whose protein sequence is MQTRCMVRVGVDENLSSELLADFPPEAKIVRIPRNSTMEHEVDFWILPFTRKDAAATFSRLHGVKVVQAMMAGVDWILPWLPKDITLCDGRGIHDISTSEWVLSAILASLKRIPAYRDLQNQHEWRGQASVRDDFASEGGVQTGQYRILGEDLAGKSVLIVGYGSIGSAIESRLAPFGVSVTRVARSARQHPRVHPVSQLQELLPQSDIVVAIVPFTPQTDKLFGARELGLMKPGALLVNAARGPVVDTAALLDALNQHKIRAALDVTDPEPLPPDHPLWSAPNCLITPHVAGSTPEFIHRAFRFGAAQLRRYIAGEPLENIVTSAGY, encoded by the coding sequence ATGCAAACTCGTTGCATGGTTCGTGTAGGCGTTGACGAAAATCTCTCCTCAGAGCTGTTGGCCGACTTTCCCCCCGAAGCAAAGATTGTCCGCATCCCTCGTAACTCAACCATGGAACACGAAGTCGATTTCTGGATCCTGCCCTTTACCCGCAAAGATGCCGCTGCGACCTTCTCTCGTCTGCACGGCGTAAAGGTCGTTCAGGCCATGATGGCAGGCGTCGACTGGATTCTTCCCTGGCTTCCGAAAGACATCACACTCTGCGACGGCCGCGGAATCCACGACATCTCCACCTCCGAGTGGGTGCTCTCCGCCATCCTTGCATCGCTCAAACGCATCCCCGCCTATCGCGACCTGCAGAACCAGCACGAGTGGCGAGGCCAGGCCTCCGTACGCGATGACTTTGCCAGCGAAGGCGGAGTACAAACCGGCCAATATCGTATCCTCGGCGAAGACCTCGCCGGAAAATCCGTGCTCATTGTCGGTTACGGCTCCATCGGCAGCGCCATCGAATCGCGCCTCGCCCCCTTCGGCGTCTCCGTCACACGCGTCGCCCGCAGCGCGCGCCAGCATCCTCGGGTTCATCCCGTCTCACAGCTCCAGGAACTTCTGCCCCAGTCAGACATCGTCGTCGCCATCGTGCCCTTTACGCCACAAACGGACAAGCTGTTCGGTGCGCGCGAGCTGGGCCTGATGAAGCCGGGGGCCCTGCTTGTTAACGCCGCTCGTGGCCCCGTCGTCGATACCGCCGCCCTGCTCGACGCTCTCAACCAGCACAAAATCCGCGCAGCGCTCGACGTAACCGATCCCGAACCACTGCCGCCTGATCATCCTCTCTGGTCCGCACCCAACTGCCTTATTACCCCGCACGTCGCCGGCTCCACACCGGAGTTCATTCATCGCGCATTCCGCTTCGGCGCCGCGCAACTGCGCCGCTATATCGCCGGTGAACCGCTCGAGAACATCGTTACCTCCGCCGGCTACTGA
- a CDS encoding IPT/TIG domain-containing protein, with protein sequence MMRLPRLADAFLILLCCFPLTAFASGPRWATGAPYYTSQGKAIVWYTSSPQYFTDAGDLSPYVNHDAANTIVKAAADVWTIPSANFNLIYGGTLAEHASLSNIYPDSTGIVFPADIQSTSYLTRQIAILYDYDGSITDLLLGAGASSPSSCRQNAVTESVDSISPSGYIQHAILILNGRCTGPAPEQQLQLQYRLMRAFGRIIGLSWSQTNDNVFTGIPTPNLQQALHWPIMHPIDILCGPYTYQCMPQPFTLRDDDISGLGLLYPVGNPAASVAGKTDTLIRANRIFGTISFPNGQGMQGVNIVVHRLEPSWSIPDDWEDTSGVSGMLFRRRSSTPINTIAASPLTNMGSSASSLEGAYEIFRTPLKDWEPWQNLILTTQPINPLYIGPYAVGPYDTGTVTPSGSSMQQSRLVNVPYSQGRLDFIVPDAASGCHPSGDGIESAPAAVPATGWWNGNLCSYGHTAWSALSIRAGRSFTVEVSALDENSVLTTTGMRPVIGVWNATDTLGSKPSIAYTPEAFNSSVSGMTGLTIQSSLDQQLRLAIMDQRGDGRPDYNYRAHILYADSVSPSTVPAKGAAITISGMGFRNGDIVMVNGVPAPITGLTANAITAVTPSLHLSGATAADVTVRDLATNATTTMTAALSYQAPQPELDLLSAPSGLVVAQVTASTPLILKAVAADGTSPMPGVPVVLSSGSGQLRFEACGSTACSLVTGPAGTISTAVTPLSSGPITFTGASSIGSVTSNFTAIPHIQTVTTASPRIFLSEKAVLTWNPQVSLTDNGTPTAGVSVQWTALSGPISFHPTQSLANDQAIAQTTATAGPFLSDTQATASACAWTAICSGFTVKSVTDAQLRLVVDNGSVQSIPASATYSPVVFRVTDPDGHPVAGARVTIHQTLGPSLPGCPPRGRCPIAPVYQTASSTLISSLDGTMSASPLQEPGSSAATHLAATSGKQGFLALNLSQQP encoded by the coding sequence ATGATGCGTCTCCCGCGACTTGCGGACGCTTTCCTGATCCTGCTCTGCTGCTTTCCGTTAACAGCCTTCGCCAGCGGACCACGATGGGCCACCGGCGCTCCCTACTACACCTCCCAGGGCAAGGCGATCGTCTGGTATACCTCCAGCCCGCAATACTTCACCGATGCCGGTGATCTCAGCCCGTATGTCAACCATGACGCGGCCAATACCATCGTCAAAGCGGCAGCTGATGTCTGGACCATTCCTAGCGCCAATTTCAATCTGATTTATGGTGGAACGCTTGCAGAGCACGCCAGCCTCTCCAACATCTATCCCGACAGTACCGGCATCGTCTTTCCCGCCGATATTCAGAGCACCAGTTATCTCACCCGGCAGATCGCCATTCTCTACGACTATGACGGCTCCATCACCGACCTTCTTCTCGGGGCTGGAGCAAGCTCTCCCTCAAGCTGCCGTCAAAATGCCGTGACCGAGAGCGTCGATTCCATCTCTCCCTCCGGATATATCCAGCACGCCATCCTTATTCTCAACGGACGCTGCACCGGCCCCGCTCCCGAACAGCAGCTTCAGCTTCAGTATCGGCTCATGCGGGCCTTCGGGCGCATTATCGGCCTAAGCTGGTCGCAGACCAACGACAACGTCTTCACGGGGATACCTACTCCCAACCTGCAGCAGGCTCTGCACTGGCCCATCATGCATCCTATCGACATTCTCTGCGGCCCCTATACCTATCAGTGCATGCCTCAGCCGTTCACGCTTCGCGATGACGACATCTCCGGACTTGGCCTGCTCTATCCAGTCGGAAATCCCGCTGCCTCCGTTGCCGGCAAGACCGACACGCTTATTCGAGCCAACCGTATCTTTGGAACAATATCCTTTCCCAACGGACAGGGCATGCAGGGCGTCAACATCGTCGTCCACCGCCTGGAGCCCTCCTGGAGCATTCCCGATGACTGGGAGGATACCTCCGGTGTCTCCGGAATGCTGTTTCGCCGACGCAGTTCCACCCCCATCAACACTATCGCCGCCTCACCTCTCACCAACATGGGCAGCTCAGCGTCCAGCCTGGAGGGAGCCTACGAGATCTTCCGGACTCCGCTCAAGGACTGGGAACCTTGGCAAAATCTCATTCTCACCACGCAGCCGATCAATCCGCTTTACATCGGTCCCTACGCCGTCGGCCCGTACGATACTGGCACCGTCACCCCCTCCGGAAGCTCCATGCAGCAGAGTCGCCTGGTCAATGTTCCCTATTCCCAGGGCAGACTGGACTTCATCGTCCCCGACGCGGCCTCCGGCTGCCACCCCTCCGGAGACGGTATCGAATCCGCTCCAGCTGCCGTTCCCGCTACCGGATGGTGGAACGGCAATCTCTGCAGCTACGGGCATACCGCGTGGTCCGCACTCTCCATTCGCGCAGGCCGCTCCTTTACCGTCGAGGTCTCCGCTCTCGACGAAAACTCTGTACTTACCACCACCGGGATGCGACCCGTTATCGGGGTATGGAACGCCACCGATACCCTCGGAAGCAAACCTTCCATCGCGTACACCCCCGAAGCCTTCAACTCCTCCGTAAGCGGAATGACCGGCCTCACGATCCAGAGTTCCCTGGACCAGCAACTACGGCTCGCCATCATGGACCAGCGCGGCGATGGGCGCCCTGACTACAACTACCGGGCTCACATCCTCTACGCAGACTCCGTCAGCCCCTCCACAGTCCCAGCCAAGGGAGCCGCCATCACTATCTCCGGCATGGGTTTCCGCAACGGCGACATCGTCATGGTCAACGGCGTTCCTGCCCCCATCACAGGACTCACCGCAAACGCCATCACCGCAGTCACACCTTCGCTCCACCTTAGCGGTGCCACTGCCGCCGATGTGACAGTCCGTGATCTCGCAACCAATGCCACCACCACCATGACTGCGGCTCTCAGCTATCAAGCGCCTCAGCCGGAGCTCGATCTGCTCTCTGCGCCCTCCGGGCTCGTGGTCGCGCAGGTCACAGCTTCCACCCCGCTCATCCTCAAGGCAGTAGCCGCCGATGGAACCAGCCCCATGCCGGGAGTCCCGGTCGTGCTTTCATCCGGTTCCGGCCAGCTTCGTTTTGAAGCCTGCGGCAGCACAGCCTGCTCGCTCGTCACCGGCCCGGCAGGAACCATCAGCACTGCCGTTACTCCCCTCTCATCCGGTCCCATCACCTTCACGGGGGCCAGCAGCATCGGCTCGGTTACCTCCAACTTCACTGCGATTCCTCACATCCAGACCGTCACAACGGCAAGCCCTCGGATCTTCCTCTCTGAAAAAGCCGTCCTTACCTGGAATCCCCAGGTCTCTCTTACAGATAACGGCACCCCAACCGCCGGAGTTTCCGTCCAGTGGACTGCCCTCTCCGGACCCATCTCCTTCCATCCGACGCAAAGCCTGGCCAACGATCAGGCCATCGCTCAGACCACAGCCACTGCCGGGCCGTTCCTCAGCGACACGCAGGCCACCGCCTCCGCCTGCGCATGGACTGCAATCTGCAGCGGCTTTACGGTCAAGTCCGTCACGGACGCACAGCTTCGGCTTGTTGTCGACAACGGATCCGTTCAATCCATTCCAGCCTCCGCAACCTACTCTCCCGTCGTGTTTCGCGTCACCGATCCGGATGGCCATCCCGTCGCAGGAGCCCGGGTCACCATTCATCAGACCCTCGGACCATCTCTTCCCGGATGTCCTCCCCGGGGCCGCTGCCCAATCGCTCCCGTCTATCAGACTGCCTCCAGCACCCTGATCTCCAGCCTCGACGGGACGATGAGTGCCTCTCCCCTGCAGGAGCCCGGAAGTTCAGCCGCTACACATCTTGCTGCAACCAGCGGCAAACAAGGCTTTCTTGCGCTCAACCTAAGCCAACAGCCCTGA
- a CDS encoding NAD(P)/FAD-dependent oxidoreductase: MAAGNTVRKRVVILGGGFAGINAAIGLAKLPVDITLVDRKNHHTFQPLLYQVALAVLSPAEIAQPIRSILRDHRNIEVLMDEAVGFELAEKRVQLKTGALLEYDYLIIATGSTHSYFGRDDWAKIAPGLKTVEDATEIRRRVLLAFELAERQMQEAGVHPPLKFVIIGGGPTGVELAGAISDIARLYMASDFRHIDPASAQVQILEGSPNILAAYPPDLQKSAIEQLAHLGVSIRTNAHVSDVQPGYVMVGDERIDATVTLWAAGVQASALGKLLGVPLDRRGCVIVDQFLNPPDHPEIFICGDLAHVEENGHQVPGVAQPAMQMGAYAARRIGRLVAHDLGSDGTGLNEPFHYFDKGDMATIGRKAAVANIKWPFKGHWSGLPAWMVWLVIHIFFLIGFRNRLAVFRQWAWTYLTFRDGARLITGSQDLPGWDSDYGIQREPAAEKSTISAG, from the coding sequence ATGGCGGCTGGCAACACTGTACGCAAACGAGTAGTCATCCTCGGTGGAGGTTTCGCAGGTATCAATGCCGCCATCGGGTTGGCCAAGCTTCCCGTCGACATCACCCTCGTCGACCGCAAAAATCACCACACCTTTCAGCCTCTCCTGTACCAGGTCGCTCTCGCTGTTCTCTCCCCCGCCGAGATCGCACAGCCCATCCGCTCTATCCTTCGCGATCACAGGAACATCGAGGTCCTCATGGATGAGGCTGTCGGTTTCGAGCTTGCCGAAAAGCGGGTACAGCTTAAGACCGGAGCCCTGCTTGAATACGACTACCTGATCATTGCCACCGGATCGACGCACTCCTATTTCGGGCGCGACGACTGGGCCAAAATCGCCCCCGGCCTCAAGACCGTGGAAGACGCTACCGAGATCCGGCGCCGCGTTCTTCTTGCCTTCGAGCTGGCCGAGCGCCAGATGCAGGAAGCCGGCGTTCATCCTCCTCTGAAATTCGTCATCATCGGGGGCGGGCCCACCGGGGTCGAGCTTGCCGGTGCCATCAGCGACATCGCTCGCCTGTACATGGCGAGCGACTTCCGCCACATCGACCCTGCAAGCGCCCAAGTCCAGATCCTCGAAGGTTCTCCTAACATCCTGGCGGCCTATCCTCCCGATCTTCAGAAGAGCGCCATCGAACAACTAGCCCACCTTGGCGTCTCCATCCGCACCAATGCCCACGTCAGCGACGTGCAGCCGGGCTACGTGATGGTAGGCGACGAACGGATCGATGCCACAGTAACCCTCTGGGCCGCCGGCGTTCAGGCCTCTGCCCTCGGAAAGCTTCTGGGCGTTCCCCTCGACCGGCGCGGCTGCGTCATCGTCGATCAGTTTCTCAACCCGCCCGACCACCCGGAGATCTTCATCTGCGGCGACCTGGCGCATGTCGAAGAAAACGGCCATCAGGTTCCGGGCGTCGCCCAGCCTGCCATGCAGATGGGAGCTTACGCCGCACGGCGGATCGGCCGTCTCGTCGCCCACGACCTGGGCAGCGACGGCACAGGACTGAATGAGCCCTTCCACTACTTCGACAAGGGCGACATGGCCACCATCGGCCGCAAGGCCGCAGTCGCCAACATCAAATGGCCCTTCAAAGGCCACTGGAGCGGGCTGCCCGCCTGGATGGTCTGGCTGGTCATCCACATCTTCTTCCTGATCGGCTTCCGGAACCGCCTTGCGGTCTTCCGTCAGTGGGCCTGGACTTACCTGACCTTCCGCGACGGAGCCCGTCTGATCACCGGTTCCCAGGATCTCCCTGGCTGGGACTCAGACTACGGGATTCAGCGGGAGCCCGCAGCGGAGAAATCCACCATAAGCGCCGGGTAG
- a CDS encoding iron-sulfur cluster assembly accessory protein, whose translation MSMVSIQPTTSQDARAAAPEQPKNALAGMTLLTAEGQEPRAKAAVEITKNALKRIRIAMAKEGVSPDQGGLRLGVMGGGCSGLSYSIRFDSQPRDRDRVFVFGEGLETPGDPTGGKPVRVFVDPKSFLYLAGMVLDFEETLMRQGFNFINPNSTKSCGCGSSFSA comes from the coding sequence ATGTCCATGGTTTCCATTCAGCCAACCACTTCGCAGGACGCACGAGCTGCCGCTCCGGAGCAGCCGAAGAATGCGCTGGCGGGGATGACCCTGCTGACTGCCGAAGGTCAGGAGCCGCGCGCCAAGGCCGCGGTGGAGATTACGAAGAATGCTCTGAAGCGCATCCGCATCGCAATGGCAAAAGAGGGAGTGTCGCCGGACCAGGGTGGGTTGCGTCTGGGCGTGATGGGCGGAGGGTGCTCCGGGTTGAGCTATTCCATACGGTTCGACTCGCAGCCGCGCGATCGCGATCGAGTCTTTGTCTTCGGCGAGGGACTTGAGACGCCGGGCGATCCTACGGGAGGCAAGCCGGTGCGGGTCTTCGTCGATCCGAAGAGCTTCCTCTATCTGGCGGGCATGGTGCTGGACTTCGAAGAGACGCTGATGCGACAGGGATTTAACTTTATTAATCCAAACTCGACCAAGAGCTGCGGCTGCGGTTCCAGCTTTTCGGCCTGA
- the iscU gene encoding Fe-S cluster assembly scaffold IscU, whose amino-acid sequence MAYSDKVVDHYNNPRNVGTMDKGSQEVGTGLVGAPECGDVMRLQIKVNPETQVIEDAKFKTFGCGSAIASSSLATEWVKGKTVAEALAISNTDIVKELALPPVKIHCSVLAEDAIRAAIGDWKKKNNVAETEAAAASAH is encoded by the coding sequence ATGGCATATAGCGACAAGGTTGTAGATCACTACAATAATCCGCGGAACGTCGGCACGATGGACAAGGGCTCTCAGGAGGTCGGTACTGGCCTGGTGGGTGCTCCGGAGTGCGGCGACGTGATGCGTCTCCAGATCAAGGTGAATCCCGAGACTCAGGTGATCGAGGACGCGAAGTTCAAGACCTTCGGCTGCGGTTCGGCGATTGCGTCCAGCTCGCTGGCAACGGAGTGGGTCAAGGGCAAGACGGTAGCCGAGGCTTTGGCGATCTCGAACACGGACATTGTCAAGGAGCTTGCGCTTCCTCCCGTCAAAATCCATTGCTCGGTTCTGGCCGAGGATGCGATCCGCGCCGCCATCGGCGACTGGAAGAAGAAGAACAATGTTGCCGAGACCGAGGCTGCAGCGGCATCGGCTCACTAA
- a CDS encoding phage tail sheath subtilisin-like domain-containing protein, translating into MPPPIDPPKGFSKFSVPGVYLGENPVVARTITGTPTGIAAFTGPALSGPTGQVSAPLNSFAEYQAIYGGTEPLQYGNGVTAPNYLAMAASAYFLNGGTKLYISRVAGADGSNAAPPVADDYTRALTFFEGIAEIDIVAAPGGAVAGVSGAASVAPIHAALIAHTERTAAYRFAVLDPPPGCAIAEVQAVRASLDSKNAAIYYPWITIADPNAAASSEARMQVPPSGAICGLYASNDAQRGVFKAPANLPIAGALGFEVSLNEQQNSVLNQAGINCLRSFPGKGNLVWGARSVSPDSEWRYVNVCRYLLYLEHSIDIGTQWAIFETNNATVWTVVQASISGFLNAEWRKGALLGVKPEQAYFVRCDQTTMSQTDIDAGRLICLVGVAVIQPAEFVIFRISHNTSSTSS; encoded by the coding sequence ATGCCGCCGCCGATCGACCCACCAAAGGGTTTTTCGAAGTTCTCCGTCCCGGGAGTCTATCTGGGTGAAAATCCTGTCGTTGCCAGGACGATCACCGGAACTCCTACAGGAATAGCTGCCTTTACAGGCCCGGCTCTGTCCGGTCCGACAGGACAAGTCTCGGCCCCGCTGAACTCCTTTGCTGAGTATCAGGCCATTTATGGTGGAACCGAACCGCTCCAGTACGGCAATGGCGTGACGGCGCCGAACTATCTGGCAATGGCCGCGAGCGCCTATTTTCTGAACGGAGGCACGAAACTCTACATCAGCCGCGTCGCCGGGGCGGATGGAAGTAACGCGGCTCCTCCTGTAGCGGATGACTATACCCGGGCACTGACGTTCTTCGAGGGAATCGCTGAAATCGACATCGTCGCCGCCCCCGGGGGTGCGGTCGCCGGAGTTTCGGGAGCTGCCTCCGTCGCCCCGATTCATGCGGCGCTCATCGCTCATACGGAGCGAACCGCGGCCTATCGCTTCGCCGTGCTCGATCCTCCCCCAGGGTGCGCCATCGCAGAGGTACAGGCAGTCCGGGCATCGCTCGACTCAAAAAACGCGGCAATCTACTATCCGTGGATCACAATCGCCGATCCGAACGCTGCAGCAAGCTCAGAGGCGCGGATGCAGGTTCCTCCTTCGGGCGCGATATGCGGTCTTTATGCGAGCAACGATGCGCAACGCGGAGTCTTCAAGGCGCCTGCGAATCTTCCCATCGCAGGCGCACTCGGTTTTGAGGTGTCGTTGAACGAGCAGCAGAACTCCGTGCTGAATCAGGCGGGCATCAACTGTCTGCGCAGCTTTCCCGGTAAAGGGAACCTGGTGTGGGGAGCGCGCTCCGTCTCGCCGGATTCGGAGTGGAGATACGTGAACGTATGCCGCTACCTTTTGTACCTCGAGCACTCCATCGATATAGGGACGCAGTGGGCAATTTTTGAAACAAACAACGCGACCGTGTGGACTGTCGTGCAGGCAAGCATCTCGGGTTTCCTCAACGCAGAGTGGCGCAAAGGAGCGCTGCTGGGAGTGAAGCCGGAGCAGGCTTATTTTGTCAGATGCGACCAGACGACGATGTCCCAGACCGATATTGACGCGGGAAGGCTGATTTGCCTGGTGGGAGTTGCCGTCATTCAGCCTGCGGAGTTTGTGATCTTCAGGATCAGCCACAATACCTCGAGCACGAGCAGCTGA
- a CDS encoding zinc dependent phospholipase C family protein, with protein MRIFRPLTILLAICLFAIPSAGGYSLLTHEQLIDLTWDASIVPLLKSRYPTLTDAQIEHARAYAYGGCVIQDIGYYPFGDSFFSDLTHYVRSGDFVVNLFRNAGNADELAFAIGALSHYIGDSIGHAYATNLAVPVEFPKLGERYGRSVSYAEGESQHVRTEFAFDVNEIARGRFAPVHYLRHVGIQVPQRQLELAFYQTYGLAEDFSAGKGRRVNVKGYRFAVSRFIPRIAYAVTLLHRHSEPPVVDSPELQRLTAELAEVAKKNDWDAYRRKPGIGTYTLAGFLFIVPKIGPLKLAAVKGPTTETDRAYMQSVLRSADALNFAVRRFTPPPATRPSAAEAASMDVHSQPPPSDPLPARLGAEQPVPRGSSDPRHPLRNRDLDTGETVRPGGYPLTDATYCRLVHRLAARPDQPIPPGIKEDILAYYADMNINFATKARSANWKDLQADLATLHTMTTSNEPLPYPTYGLDEEQDSGENAAR; from the coding sequence ATGCGAATCTTCCGGCCCCTTACAATTCTTCTCGCGATTTGTCTGTTTGCTATCCCTTCGGCAGGTGGCTACTCCCTGCTGACACACGAGCAGCTGATTGATCTTACCTGGGACGCTTCCATCGTTCCCCTGCTCAAGAGTCGCTACCCCACCCTCACCGATGCCCAGATTGAACATGCGCGCGCCTATGCCTACGGGGGGTGTGTCATTCAGGACATTGGTTATTACCCGTTCGGCGATTCTTTCTTCTCCGATCTGACCCATTACGTCCGGTCCGGGGATTTTGTGGTGAATCTGTTTCGCAATGCAGGGAATGCAGATGAACTCGCCTTTGCAATCGGTGCTCTCTCACACTACATCGGCGACAGCATTGGCCACGCCTATGCCACCAATCTTGCCGTTCCGGTCGAATTCCCGAAACTCGGGGAGCGATATGGCCGGTCAGTCAGCTACGCCGAGGGTGAATCTCAGCACGTCCGGACGGAGTTTGCCTTTGACGTGAACGAGATTGCCCGTGGACGCTTCGCCCCGGTCCACTATCTTCGACACGTCGGCATCCAGGTTCCGCAGCGGCAGCTGGAGCTGGCCTTCTATCAGACTTATGGACTGGCGGAAGATTTTTCAGCGGGCAAAGGCCGTCGCGTCAACGTAAAGGGATACCGCTTTGCGGTCAGCCGGTTCATTCCCCGCATCGCCTACGCTGTCACCCTGCTACACCGTCATAGTGAACCGCCGGTGGTCGATTCTCCTGAATTGCAACGGCTCACGGCAGAACTCGCAGAGGTAGCGAAGAAGAATGATTGGGATGCCTATCGGCGCAAACCTGGTATCGGAACCTATACTCTGGCGGGCTTCCTCTTCATCGTGCCCAAGATCGGCCCGCTGAAGCTCGCAGCGGTTAAAGGGCCTACGACGGAGACTGACCGGGCGTACATGCAATCAGTTCTCCGCTCGGCTGATGCGCTTAACTTTGCTGTCAGACGTTTCACCCCTCCACCTGCCACACGGCCTTCGGCTGCCGAGGCGGCCAGCATGGATGTGCACTCACAGCCTCCACCCAGCGATCCACTGCCGGCAAGGCTGGGAGCGGAGCAACCTGTACCGCGCGGCTCCTCTGATCCGAGGCACCCGCTTAGAAATCGCGATCTGGATACCGGCGAGACGGTGCGTCCTGGAGGCTACCCTCTCACTGATGCAACCTATTGCCGTTTGGTGCACAGGCTCGCGGCCAGGCCTGATCAGCCAATTCCTCCAGGAATCAAGGAGGATATTCTTGCCTATTACGCGGACATGAACATCAACTTCGCCACTAAAGCCAGGTCCGCTAACTGGAAGGATCTCCAGGCTGACCTGGCGACGCTTCACACGATGACTACGAGCAATGAGCCGCTTCCGTATCCCACCTATGGTCTCGATGAAGAGCAAGATAGCGGTGAAAACGCAGCGCGCTGA
- a CDS encoding IscS subfamily cysteine desulfurase — MHLPIYMDNHATTPLDPRVLEAMMPYLTGIFGNAASRNHSFGWEAEKAVEKAREQVAKLIGATAKEIIFTSGATESNNLALKGIAEMYRERGNHIITQVTEHKAVLDTCKKLEKMGYRVTYLPVGADGLIDIEDLKRAIDDKTILVSIMYANNEIGVIQPIREIGALCHEKGILFHTDGVQAVGKIPVDVQKDNIDVLSLSAHKIYGPKGVGALYVRRRNPRVQISEQINGGGHERGMRSGTLNVPGIVGLGAACEIAMNEMEAEGKREKELRDYLKNKLEAALDYVHVNGNMEHHLPGNLNMSFVYVEGESLLMGINDIAVSSGSACTSATLEPSYVLKALGLGDDVAHSSIRFGLGRFNTKAEVDYVSDKIIDVVQKLRELSPLYEMVKEGIDLTKIEWAAH, encoded by the coding sequence GTGCACCTTCCGATCTACATGGACAATCACGCCACGACGCCGCTGGACCCCCGGGTTCTGGAGGCGATGATGCCCTATCTGACCGGAATCTTCGGCAACGCCGCCAGCCGCAACCACAGCTTCGGCTGGGAGGCCGAGAAGGCTGTGGAGAAGGCGCGGGAGCAGGTCGCCAAGCTGATTGGAGCCACGGCCAAGGAGATTATCTTCACCTCTGGCGCGACGGAGTCCAACAATCTCGCCCTCAAGGGAATCGCGGAGATGTACCGCGAGCGCGGCAACCACATCATCACCCAGGTGACCGAGCACAAGGCCGTGCTCGATACCTGCAAGAAGCTCGAGAAGATGGGATATCGGGTGACCTATCTGCCTGTCGGCGCCGACGGTCTGATCGATATTGAGGACCTTAAGCGCGCCATCGACGACAAGACGATCCTCGTCTCCATCATGTATGCGAACAACGAGATCGGCGTCATCCAGCCCATCCGCGAGATCGGCGCCCTCTGCCACGAGAAAGGAATCCTCTTCCACACCGACGGCGTGCAGGCGGTTGGAAAGATCCCCGTCGACGTCCAGAAGGACAACATCGACGTGCTCAGCCTGTCGGCGCACAAGATCTACGGACCGAAGGGCGTGGGCGCGCTCTATGTTCGCCGCCGCAACCCGCGCGTGCAGATCTCTGAACAGATCAATGGTGGTGGCCACGAGCGCGGCATGCGTTCCGGAACTCTGAATGTTCCCGGCATCGTCGGTCTCGGTGCTGCCTGCGAGATCGCCATGAACGAGATGGAGGCCGAGGGCAAGCGTGAGAAGGAATTGCGCGACTACTTAAAGAACAAGCTGGAAGCCGCTCTCGACTATGTTCACGTCAATGGCAACATGGAGCACCACCTGCCCGGCAACCTGAACATGAGCTTCGTCTATGTCGAGGGTGAGAGCCTGCTGATGGGAATCAACGATATCGCCGTCTCCTCAGGTTCGGCCTGCACCTCGGCGACACTGGAGCCCAGCTATGTTCTCAAGGCGCTTGGCCTGGGCGATGACGTTGCGCATAGCTCCATCCGTTTTGGCCTGGGACGCTTCAACACCAAGGCCGAAGTGGATTATGTCTCTGACAAGATCATCGACGTGGTTCAAAAGCTCAGAGAGCTGAGCCCGCTCTACGAGATGGTCAAGGAAGGCATCGACCTGACGAAGATCGAATGGGCCGCTCACTAG
- a CDS encoding Rrf2 family transcriptional regulator: MLRLTKKADYGLMALKYLAEQKSGSAHSAKDIAEAYHIPPQLLAKILQTLAKGGLLVSHAGTNGGYALARPASEISAFEVIRTIDGPLFITSCITIHGACDLTSTCTIKEPLRKVNDSIKDLLSGIYIADLVEPRDGERGGAHAVGGGLVSIAL; this comes from the coding sequence ATGCTTCGGTTAACCAAAAAAGCGGATTATGGTCTGATGGCGCTGAAGTACCTGGCCGAGCAGAAGAGCGGCTCCGCGCATAGCGCCAAGGACATCGCAGAGGCTTACCATATTCCTCCGCAGTTGCTCGCAAAGATTCTGCAGACCCTGGCCAAGGGCGGGTTGCTGGTCTCGCATGCCGGCACCAATGGTGGGTATGCTTTAGCTCGTCCAGCCAGTGAGATCTCGGCCTTTGAGGTTATCCGGACCATCGATGGCCCATTATTTATCACCAGCTGCATTACCATTCACGGCGCCTGTGACCTGACCTCCACCTGCACGATCAAGGAACCGCTGCGCAAGGTGAACGACAGCATCAAGGACCTGTTGAGCGGCATCTATATAGCTGACCTGGTAGAGCCGCGGGATGGTGAACGCGGCGGCGCTCATGCGGTTGGCGGCGGGCTGGTTTCAATCGCCCTGTAG